One SAR86 cluster bacterium genomic window carries:
- a CDS encoding DNA recombination protein RmuC → MESGFLIAAVILFVFSTLVLTILLVLQRNSNLKPEEFSETIENIYKKREEEFKVSSKESIEKIIDPLRERMKEYETEIRKNSEQQIKIHAQTKTTIDGLIEQTNQITSDTTNLANALRGDSKTQGDYGEMTLKLLFDKSGLEEDLHYVLQENYKVSDGEGLKDQRPDAIVYLPHERHLVIDSKFSFRAYYDYCSVGDEKERDKFGKLHSQRVKERIKELSEKKYSDIKELKTPGMTFLFIGIDDALNIALKYDNSLLSFATQKNIALLSPTQLHMALHMFENLWRIDKQSEQAFKIYEEARKLVEKLAGFVDSMDSLGNTIALSQKKFTDAKNKLVDGTGSISSRINKLISLGEKETKKIKNDD, encoded by the coding sequence ATGGAATCTGGTTTTTTAATTGCTGCGGTAATACTTTTTGTATTTTCCACATTAGTACTTACTATTTTACTTGTACTACAGAGAAATTCTAACCTCAAACCAGAAGAGTTTTCAGAAACAATTGAAAATATTTACAAAAAAAGAGAAGAAGAATTTAAAGTCTCATCAAAAGAAAGTATTGAAAAGATTATAGACCCGCTTAGAGAACGGATGAAAGAGTATGAGACAGAAATTAGAAAAAATTCTGAGCAACAGATAAAAATTCATGCTCAAACAAAAACAACTATTGACGGGTTAATAGAACAAACAAATCAAATAACATCAGATACTACAAATCTTGCAAATGCTTTGAGAGGTGACAGCAAAACTCAAGGGGATTACGGCGAAATGACTTTAAAACTCTTATTTGATAAATCAGGGTTAGAGGAAGATTTACATTATGTTCTGCAAGAAAACTATAAGGTCAGCGATGGTGAGGGTTTAAAAGATCAAAGACCAGACGCAATAGTATACCTTCCTCATGAAAGACACTTGGTAATTGATTCAAAGTTTTCATTTCGAGCATATTATGACTATTGTTCAGTGGGCGACGAGAAAGAAAGAGATAAATTTGGCAAACTTCATTCACAAAGAGTAAAAGAGAGAATAAAAGAGTTAAGCGAGAAAAAATACAGCGATATAAAAGAATTAAAAACACCTGGAATGACTTTTTTATTCATTGGAATTGATGATGCATTAAATATAGCTCTTAAATATGATAATTCCTTACTTTCCTTTGCAACTCAGAAAAATATTGCCCTTCTAAGTCCTACTCAACTACATATGGCATTACATATGTTTGAAAATTTATGGAGGATCGACAAACAAAGTGAACAAGCATTCAAAATTTATGAAGAAGCTAGAAAGTTAGTAGAAAAATTAGCTGGATTTGTAGATTCTATGGATAGTCTTGGAAATACAATCGCATTAAGTCAGAAGAAATTTACAGACGCTAAGAATAAGCTAGTAGATGGAACAGGATCAATAAGTTCAAGAATAAATAAACTTATTTCACTCGGAGAAAAAGAAACAAAAAAAATTAAAAATGATGATTGA
- a CDS encoding DsbA family protein — protein MKVDFYFSYRSPYSYFILPRLKKLIEEYDVDVNFRLVYPLAIRKPSFFKNKNMLTYFFWRLLDYRKVANRHEMPFFRPKPDPIVQNILTGKISSEQPYIFYICHLGQAAHYHGQGINFAQALSNKIFGSKEGWFERKNLSKVCDSVGLNLDVLEKEANEQEAKIISDIKYNQEQQLAAGHHGVPLLVHGDQYFFGQDKFDEFINFMHKNGMQRK, from the coding sequence ATGAAAGTTGATTTTTATTTCTCGTACAGAAGTCCGTATTCTTACTTTATTCTTCCTAGATTAAAAAAATTAATAGAAGAATATGATGTGGATGTGAACTTTAGATTGGTTTATCCACTAGCTATAAGAAAACCCAGTTTTTTTAAGAATAAAAATATGCTGACCTACTTCTTTTGGCGTCTACTGGACTATCGTAAAGTTGCAAATAGACATGAAATGCCATTTTTTAGACCTAAACCGGACCCAATTGTGCAAAATATACTCACAGGAAAAATATCATCAGAGCAACCTTATATATTTTATATTTGTCATTTAGGTCAAGCGGCTCATTATCATGGCCAAGGAATCAACTTTGCACAAGCTTTGTCCAATAAAATATTTGGCAGCAAAGAAGGATGGTTTGAAAGAAAAAACCTAAGTAAAGTATGTGATTCTGTTGGTTTAAATTTAGATGTTCTTGAAAAAGAGGCTAATGAGCAAGAAGCAAAAATAATTTCTGATATTAAATATAACCAAGAGCAGCAGTTAGCTGCAGGTCATCACGGAGTGCCCTTATTAGTACATGGTGATCAGTATTTTTTTGGGCAAGATAAATTTGATGAATTCATAAACTTTATGCATAAAAATGGAATGCAAAGAAAGTGA
- a CDS encoding aminotransferase class I/II-fold pyridoxal phosphate-dependent enzyme: MSILEQIKSELPWLDDKVSFDLTRGKPSADQLNVTQKNFKHIEIPFEMDGIDLRNYGNPEGIPSARKLGAQILSTEFDETIALDNSSLTIMQQLVSCAYHLGFPKSKLSEKTKFLCPVPGYDRHFKLLENFGVEMIPMPFQDDGPDLNVISGLISKDDDISGIVCVPRHSNPTGHVYSDQNVKEIFELIANKKRNFMVLWDNAYACHDFRDTINQTPVMKLADEYDLKDNLFIVGSTSKITLAGSGLAFFASSELNISKFIEYRNSLTPGPNKLNQGMHVNYFKKSSLQSQMESLKEVILPKFELVEKYLDELKKDGFCDYIQPSGGYFISYESSNSNAEQIIEHCSKLGLKLLPIGSCFPYQKDPKNSNIRIAPTFPNLENLERCMEIFSKVVKKLN; the protein is encoded by the coding sequence ATGAGTATTTTAGAACAAATTAAGTCTGAACTCCCTTGGCTTGATGATAAAGTTTCTTTTGATTTAACAAGAGGAAAGCCATCTGCTGATCAGCTTAATGTTACTCAAAAGAATTTTAAGCATATTGAAATTCCCTTTGAAATGGATGGAATTGATCTTAGAAATTATGGAAATCCAGAAGGCATACCTTCTGCAAGAAAACTTGGTGCACAAATTCTTTCAACAGAGTTTGACGAAACAATAGCTCTAGACAATTCGTCTCTAACTATAATGCAACAGTTAGTTTCATGCGCTTACCATCTTGGATTTCCTAAGAGTAAATTGTCAGAAAAAACTAAGTTTTTGTGTCCCGTACCTGGATATGACAGACACTTCAAACTTCTTGAAAATTTTGGTGTTGAAATGATTCCAATGCCATTTCAAGACGATGGCCCTGATCTTAATGTGATTAGTGGCCTTATTTCCAAAGACGATGATATTAGTGGAATAGTCTGTGTCCCAAGACACTCAAATCCTACTGGACATGTTTACTCTGATCAAAATGTAAAAGAAATCTTTGAGTTAATTGCTAACAAAAAAAGAAATTTTATGGTTCTTTGGGATAATGCTTATGCTTGTCATGATTTCAGAGATACTATAAACCAAACACCTGTGATGAAGTTGGCAGATGAGTATGATTTAAAAGATAATTTATTTATTGTTGGTTCGACATCAAAGATTACACTTGCAGGTTCAGGGCTGGCTTTTTTTGCAAGTAGTGAATTAAATATTTCAAAGTTTATAGAATATAGAAATTCATTAACTCCAGGTCCAAATAAATTAAATCAGGGAATGCATGTAAATTATTTCAAAAAAAGCTCTCTACAAAGTCAAATGGAGAGTTTAAAAGAGGTTATACTGCCAAAATTTGAATTAGTTGAAAAATACCTTGATGAACTAAAAAAAGACGGTTTCTGCGATTATATTCAGCCATCTGGTGGCTACTTTATCTCATATGAATCATCAAACTCTAATGCTGAGCAAATAATTGAACACTGTTCAAAGTTAGGTCTAAAGCTTTTGCCAATAGGTTCTTGCTTTCCTTATCAAAAAGATCCTAAAAATAGCAATATTAGAATTGCTCCAACATTTCCTAACCTCGAAAATTTAGAGAGATGTATGGAAATATTTTCAAAAGTCGTAAAAAAATTGAACTAA
- a CDS encoding sulfatase-like hydrolase/transferase, with the protein MKKILLFLLVAGLLLAVFWKELFLSFVVITGKSNVSENKEIIWEKGPENRIDDRPNFIVFVADDLGINDLTSFGSGIANGKLPTPNIDFIANTGIKFSNAYAGTGMCAPSRAMIVTGRYATSTGYEFTPLPDGMGRSLQLFAPFQSVEVNTEALRSNPRFELQGLPSEEITFADQLSKAGYHTTHIGKWHLGRGEGEHPNAQGFKESLLMASGLFLPVNDPNVVNAYLDHDPVDKFLWARMQYAASFNQVKIGENWFEPKGYLTDYYTNEARKVIRANKNRPFLLYLAHWGVHTPLQALKSDYDALSNIEDHTERVYAAMIKALDRSIEGILDELNIQGLADNTWIIFTSDNGGAGYLGLRYINAPYRGWKLSLFEGGIKVPLIFWKEGISEKEIFERAAHIDIAPTIYALAKEAPEHNVDGIDLFSNSSEAKDRALFWRTGHNKVVIKDGWKLQLSDHPKNEWLFNLNNDPTEKVDLSKENLTKVAELKTILNEHLKNSKEPLFQSSLKAKISIDRTLKEVVEDGWEEDEDYVMWPN; encoded by the coding sequence ATGAAAAAAATATTACTTTTTTTATTAGTAGCAGGATTATTGCTCGCTGTTTTTTGGAAAGAACTTTTTCTTAGTTTTGTAGTTATAACAGGGAAATCTAATGTTTCTGAAAATAAAGAAATTATTTGGGAAAAAGGTCCTGAAAATAGAATAGATGATAGACCTAACTTTATTGTTTTTGTTGCTGATGATTTAGGGATTAATGACTTAACATCATTTGGAAGTGGCATTGCAAATGGTAAATTACCAACACCTAATATAGATTTCATAGCAAATACAGGAATTAAGTTTTCAAATGCCTATGCAGGAACAGGAATGTGTGCTCCGTCTAGAGCAATGATTGTTACTGGAAGATATGCTACTTCAACTGGCTATGAATTCACTCCTTTACCAGATGGTATGGGGAGAAGTCTACAGTTATTTGCTCCATTCCAAAGTGTTGAGGTGAATACAGAAGCTTTAAGATCTAACCCAAGATTTGAGCTCCAAGGTCTACCAAGCGAAGAGATTACATTTGCTGATCAATTAAGCAAGGCTGGGTATCACACTACACACATTGGTAAATGGCATTTAGGTCGCGGTGAAGGTGAACATCCAAATGCCCAAGGGTTTAAAGAGAGTCTTTTAATGGCAAGTGGATTATTTCTTCCAGTAAATGATCCTAATGTTGTGAATGCATATCTTGATCATGATCCTGTAGATAAATTTTTATGGGCAAGAATGCAATATGCTGCATCTTTTAACCAAGTGAAAATAGGAGAAAATTGGTTTGAACCAAAAGGATATTTAACTGATTACTATACAAACGAAGCCAGAAAAGTAATTAGAGCTAATAAAAATAGACCATTTCTTCTGTATCTAGCTCACTGGGGGGTGCATACCCCTTTGCAAGCCTTAAAATCTGATTATGACGCACTTTCAAATATTGAGGATCATACAGAAAGAGTTTATGCGGCTATGATCAAAGCCTTAGATAGGAGTATTGAAGGGATTTTAGATGAGCTGAATATTCAAGGATTAGCTGATAACACATGGATTATTTTTACAAGTGACAATGGAGGAGCTGGCTATCTTGGATTGAGATATATTAATGCTCCTTATAGGGGATGGAAGTTAAGTCTTTTTGAAGGAGGAATTAAAGTCCCCCTTATCTTTTGGAAAGAGGGGATATCTGAAAAAGAGATTTTTGAAAGAGCAGCACATATTGATATAGCCCCAACAATTTATGCTTTAGCCAAAGAGGCACCAGAACATAACGTTGATGGAATAGACTTATTTAGCAACTCATCTGAGGCAAAAGATAGGGCCCTCTTTTGGAGAACTGGACATAATAAAGTTGTTATTAAAGATGGATGGAAACTTCAATTATCTGATCATCCAAAGAATGAGTGGTTGTTCAATTTAAATAATGATCCAACTGAAAAAGTCGATTTATCTAAAGAAAATTTAACGAAAGTAGCCGAACTAAAAACAATATTAAATGAACATCTTAAAAATTCTAAAGAACCTCTTTTTCAATCAAGTCTGAAAGCTAAAATCTCTATAGACAGAACTCTTAAAGAAGTAGTTGAGGATGGTTGGGAGGAAGATGAAGACTATGTTATGTGGCCTAACTAA
- a CDS encoding DNA-3-methyladenine glycosylase 2 family protein: MNKGVYDEGVKHLLKVEPNFKKILPEEEINFFVRPQGFAGILHLVIEQQVSVQSANAIKKKVQALMSNVNSQSFMKLSVSKLRNAGLSRPKISYLKGIATEEINGNLNYSNIAKMEDEEARIYLCQFKGIGKWTADCYLMASLDRPDVWPENDIGLQEGVKRLKDLKERPSIEDMTSIARDWRPFRSVAANLIWADYD; this comes from the coding sequence GTGAACAAAGGTGTTTATGACGAGGGAGTTAAGCACCTTCTTAAAGTTGAACCTAATTTTAAAAAAATCCTTCCAGAAGAAGAAATAAACTTCTTTGTTCGTCCTCAAGGTTTTGCTGGTATTTTGCACCTTGTAATTGAACAACAAGTTTCAGTCCAATCTGCTAATGCAATTAAAAAAAAGGTGCAGGCATTAATGAGCAATGTTAATTCTCAAAGCTTTATGAAGTTGTCTGTAAGTAAATTAAGAAATGCGGGCCTAAGTAGACCAAAAATTTCGTATTTAAAGGGTATTGCAACTGAAGAAATAAATGGCAATTTGAATTACTCCAATATTGCAAAAATGGAGGATGAGGAGGCAAGAATTTATTTATGCCAGTTTAAAGGTATAGGGAAATGGACAGCTGATTGCTATCTTATGGCCTCTTTAGATCGACCAGATGTTTGGCCAGAAAATGATATTGGTCTTCAAGAAGGGGTAAAAAGACTAAAAGATCTGAAAGAACGGCCAAGCATTGAGGATATGACTTCGATAGCAAGAGATTGGCGTCCTTTCAGATCGGTTGCTGCTAACCTTATATGGGCAGACTACGATTGA
- a CDS encoding sulfatase-like hydrolase/transferase, which yields MRYIFFLLALFFTNLEAKNQPNFVLILIDDLGLTDLEAFGGEIDTPNINFLAEKGLMFTNYHTSPECAPSRAMLLTGMDNHKTGIPMIPEVLPRNLRKNKGYEGYLLPEALTIAEVLKKSGYRTYMTGKWHLGFGGEHFPSLPVNRGFDKTFILDATGGDNYSNHSYLPYYLEAPWFKNGEEVELPEDFYSSEFFIDQMIDFIDEDGSKSPFFAYVSFQAQHIPVQAPKEFTEKYLDLYKDGWSALRERRIKRAQELGIFPEDKNAVNSLENYPWEEETQEEKELLIKSMAVFAGMLNAMDFHIGRLIEYLKNNGLYEDTIFIITSDNGPEGNDPRDHATWRAWYETSRWNNNLETLGEEDSYVFIGTEFAQAMASPSHLYKFHMSEGGLRVPLIISGKGIPSGKYKGLTFVTDVAPTIADLASREKEDQMIGKSLKAIFNDFNTDLYKENEPVGLEVSGNSALFLGDYKIVKNKPPVGDSKWRLYNLKNDPGETQDLQLIEPEIFKTLIQKYSEYVEKNGVIELGESYRWYDEMTINTAKRHFMPYIYAGSAFFFILIATLIYFFRRKL from the coding sequence ATGCGCTATATCTTTTTTTTATTAGCCTTATTTTTTACCAATTTAGAAGCTAAAAATCAACCAAACTTTGTATTGATACTAATCGATGACCTGGGTCTGACTGATCTTGAAGCTTTTGGTGGTGAAATAGATACACCAAATATTAATTTCTTAGCTGAAAAAGGTTTAATGTTCACAAACTACCATACTTCGCCTGAATGTGCGCCATCCAGAGCAATGCTTCTCACAGGTATGGATAATCATAAAACAGGAATTCCAATGATTCCTGAAGTGTTGCCTAGAAATCTAAGGAAAAATAAAGGCTACGAAGGGTATCTTTTGCCAGAAGCTTTAACAATTGCAGAAGTTTTAAAGAAGTCAGGTTATAGAACTTACATGACTGGTAAATGGCATTTGGGTTTTGGTGGAGAGCATTTTCCTTCGTTACCGGTAAATAGAGGCTTCGATAAAACTTTTATTCTTGATGCAACAGGAGGTGATAATTACAGCAATCATTCTTATCTTCCCTACTATCTTGAGGCTCCTTGGTTTAAGAATGGTGAAGAGGTCGAATTACCAGAAGATTTTTATTCATCAGAATTTTTCATTGATCAAATGATTGATTTCATAGATGAAGACGGTTCAAAATCACCTTTTTTTGCTTATGTTTCTTTTCAAGCACAACACATACCAGTACAAGCTCCTAAGGAATTTACCGAGAAATATTTAGATCTTTATAAAGATGGTTGGAGTGCCTTAAGGGAGAGAAGAATCAAACGAGCACAGGAATTAGGAATTTTTCCTGAAGATAAAAATGCTGTCAATTCTTTAGAGAATTACCCATGGGAAGAAGAGACTCAAGAAGAAAAAGAGCTTTTAATTAAGAGTATGGCTGTCTTCGCTGGCATGTTAAATGCAATGGATTTTCATATAGGAAGATTGATAGAGTATTTAAAAAATAATGGATTGTATGAGGATACAATTTTTATTATTACTTCAGATAATGGACCAGAAGGTAATGACCCTAGAGATCATGCTACCTGGCGAGCTTGGTATGAAACATCACGCTGGAATAACAATCTTGAAACATTGGGTGAAGAAGATAGTTATGTTTTCATTGGAACTGAATTTGCACAAGCAATGGCAAGTCCAAGTCATCTTTATAAATTTCATATGTCTGAGGGCGGCCTGAGAGTTCCTCTCATAATTTCTGGAAAAGGTATTCCCTCAGGAAAATATAAAGGTTTAACATTTGTAACAGATGTAGCTCCTACAATTGCTGATCTAGCGTCTAGAGAAAAAGAGGATCAAATGATAGGAAAGTCACTTAAAGCTATATTTAATGACTTTAATACCGATTTATATAAAGAAAACGAGCCAGTAGGTCTTGAGGTTTCTGGAAATTCAGCGCTTTTTCTTGGAGATTATAAAATCGTAAAAAATAAACCTCCTGTTGGTGATAGTAAATGGAGATTATACAATTTAAAAAATGATCCTGGAGAAACGCAAGATTTACAACTAATTGAACCTGAAATTTTTAAAACCTTAATTCAAAAATACTCAGAATATGTTGAAAAAAATGGTGTAATTGAACTTGGCGAATCTTATAGATGGTACGATGAAATGACAATTAATACTGCTAAAAGGCACTTCATGCCATATATATACGCTGGATCAGCTTTCTTTTTTATTTTAATAGCAACTTTAATTTATTTCTTTAGAAGGAAATTATGA
- the lgt gene encoding prolipoprotein diacylglyceryl transferase, translating to MINYPDINPVAISIPFSGFWGNSIDIHWYALAYVVGAYLIYFHMLSTREKFGINLDNEKVSDLVITYGLFFGAVIGGRLGHVLFYDFHLQLQDPIYFLKIWEGGMSFHGGLIGVMVAIYFFAKSNGYKFFQISDWLCVSVPIALFLGRIANFINAELYGRPTDISWGMIFPSDPEQLVRHPSQIYEAILEGFLLFLILNFFIKSKKIGNYSAFFLIGYAVARFIAEIFKQPDYVWGGEFLLLSFLTQGQLLSIPMLILGLIILYRNNESISRFTKKS from the coding sequence ATGATTAATTATCCTGATATAAATCCAGTAGCAATTTCAATTCCATTTTCAGGGTTCTGGGGCAATTCAATAGATATCCATTGGTATGCTTTGGCATATGTTGTTGGAGCTTACTTAATTTATTTTCATATGCTTAGCACTAGAGAAAAGTTTGGCATTAACCTAGATAACGAAAAGGTATCAGATTTAGTTATTACTTACGGCCTTTTTTTTGGTGCTGTTATAGGCGGAAGATTGGGTCATGTGTTGTTCTATGATTTTCATCTTCAATTGCAAGATCCAATTTATTTTTTAAAAATTTGGGAAGGAGGTATGTCCTTTCATGGTGGTTTAATTGGGGTGATGGTAGCAATCTATTTTTTTGCAAAATCTAATGGATATAAATTTTTTCAAATATCAGATTGGTTATGTGTTTCAGTCCCAATAGCACTTTTTTTAGGAAGGATAGCTAACTTTATTAATGCTGAGCTTTACGGTCGTCCCACTGATATATCTTGGGGAATGATTTTCCCCTCTGATCCTGAACAACTTGTTCGTCATCCTTCTCAGATCTATGAAGCAATATTAGAGGGATTTTTATTATTTTTAATTTTAAATTTTTTTATTAAAAGTAAAAAAATTGGAAACTATTCAGCCTTCTTTTTGATTGGCTATGCAGTGGCTAGATTTATCGCAGAAATATTTAAACAACCAGATTACGTATGGGGAGGAGAATTTTTACTCTTAAGTTTCTTAACACAAGGCCAATTATTATCTATTCCTATGTTAATATTAGGACTCATAATTCTTTACAGAAATAATGAATCAATATCTAGATTTACTAAAAAAAGTTAG
- a CDS encoding sulfite exporter TauE/SafE family protein, with protein MIEFLIYPLIGIVAGFLAGFFGVGGGLVIVPSLHFLYSSMGYSDEISIPLSLGTALACIVINSLSAISVHLKNKTILWESFLKIFFGLVIGSLFGALISTNADKEVFKKVFALFIFLVSMRMFFKIKDSEKDAQINVFIAAPYGGAVGLISTMFAVGGGIFIGPFLRLMGKKMKNAVATSVALTLPVGIFGSISYVLLGLDAKDLPDFSFGYVNYLSLFAIAIFSSFASRFGAKMTQKVDDKIFQRLYAFQLVPIFIYWVFA; from the coding sequence ATGATTGAATTTCTTATTTATCCTCTAATAGGTATAGTTGCTGGTTTTTTAGCTGGTTTTTTTGGGGTTGGTGGAGGTTTAGTAATTGTTCCATCATTGCATTTTCTCTACTCCTCAATGGGTTACTCTGATGAAATTAGTATCCCTCTATCTTTAGGTACAGCATTAGCTTGTATTGTAATTAATTCACTTTCAGCAATAAGCGTGCATTTGAAAAATAAAACTATTTTGTGGGAAAGCTTTCTTAAAATATTCTTTGGTCTGGTTATAGGTTCTTTGTTTGGAGCATTAATTTCAACCAATGCTGACAAAGAAGTTTTTAAGAAAGTTTTTGCTTTGTTTATCTTTCTGGTATCTATGAGAATGTTTTTTAAAATTAAAGATTCTGAAAAAGATGCACAAATTAATGTTTTTATTGCTGCGCCTTACGGAGGAGCAGTTGGACTAATTTCAACAATGTTTGCTGTAGGAGGAGGAATCTTTATTGGCCCTTTTTTAAGGCTTATGGGAAAAAAAATGAAAAATGCAGTAGCAACATCTGTGGCCCTTACCCTACCAGTTGGTATTTTTGGTTCAATTTCCTATGTTCTTTTAGGTTTGGATGCTAAAGACCTTCCAGATTTTTCTTTTGGTTATGTTAATTATTTAAGTTTGTTTGCAATAGCAATCTTTAGTTCCTTTGCTTCTAGATTTGGAGCAAAAATGACTCAAAAAGTTGATGATAAAATTTTTCAGAGGCTATATGCTTTTCAACTAGTTCCTATTTTTATTTACTGGGTATTTGCTTAA